Proteins found in one Aspergillus chevalieri M1 DNA, chromosome 2, nearly complete sequence genomic segment:
- the DCL2 gene encoding putative RNA helicase/RNAse III (COG:A;~EggNog:ENOG410PI6K;~InterPro:IPR027417,IPR038248,IPR005034,IPR036389, IPR000999,IPR001650,IPR014001,IPR011545;~PFAM:PF03368,PF00270,PF00271,PF00636,PF04851, PF14622;~go_function: GO:0003676 - nucleic acid binding [Evidence IEA];~go_function: GO:0004525 - ribonuclease III activity [Evidence IEA];~go_function: GO:0005524 - ATP binding [Evidence IEA];~go_function: GO:0016891 - endoribonuclease activity, producing 5'-phosphomonoesters [Evidence IEA];~go_process: GO:0006396 - RNA processing [Evidence IEA]): MDGYVARGYQLEMLEQSLKENIILVMDTGSGKTHVASMRITAELARCSSEKIVWFLAPTVALAAQQKEAIALHIPAINIRLLIGDDGVDRWSEQRIWDAALCDMSVVVSTHAVLADALAHGFVRMEKLALIVFDEAHHCVKNHPGNRIMRDFYHPTKKSRGPQAVPHILGLTASPIMKSKVADIRKIENNLDAVSRTPQLQRQELMKYIHRPNLSLLIYPTVSANAIPPEEVHSLQVLFQLLPDRNYGPSSDFTGALIGLIGAKAQDQMTRFFIKAMRIYYTLGAWAADFFITETTRRTVGQVESNVNSLWVDQAKVGLAERLQPVLHTSRIPLCASGAVSGKAERLLSFLQQEHHGNIAGIVFVKERTASYVLAELIAQHPATRDVFRCTSCMGSTNKGKKHDIFNVLDSDEVDETLLQFREGGKNLIVATDVLEEGIDLTACHLVVCFDQPSNLKSFIQRRGRARQKQSTFAIMVADDDTSDAIKRWQELEEEMIRLYKDHKRTLQNLEQLEELPEGVGFQLSLRTGALLTADTAVSHLYHFCTTLQSKELVDLRPRFKIEKEPKTGRFRATVILPSSLDPTLRVAQGLLWWLTERAAKKDAAFQAYTAMHRAKLVNDNFLPLTQSRFLAQDAEGDEDMINRPKFANFDSYDPWKEMSRSCLGANVHRSRISIKQNGIPRPDLGVAMITPVEIPGAEPLTLYWDSETTFEISSEKSEAISVSPLDIQLMRETTQILLHSARTKQPEGDDKKHYAVLITPDVPAETASLAKWLGANKGTHNCLQWYNENYPAAPPGIIRSRTVYNRPHQFVRWIPPENGSELLVQVRPFKRNWDLLHRNSSLSAVQNPNGKESEAKDTQIQARICTSDRLPWETGRVSILLPPLMHELQRNLIAVGLCKTLLRDIPGISIRTVAEAITCPSVQWTNNYQRLEFLGDAVLKYAVCIQLFHDNPLWPEGYLTQRKSHVVSNTSLTDAAMRANLQKYIFTKAFMARKWTVPTLTAAKSLPAPPEGELSIKMAADALEALIGAAYVDGGIPLAWSMIHLFLPNVVRDMPPSIGSSPDHNLSPIPIAPLNLDHNIDQLVGYHFTDRSLIWEALTHPSWQRDLSTGSYQRLEFLGDALLDLIINRRIFAHTPAMPESTMTHVKAALVNSHFLAFLCMEHNLKTEVRSIQQSPQTGKFETTVTKGTLELWKFMRFDSPGIPIGQRALLQRHANLRDMIKHQLECGDTFPWGLLTQLRAEKCYSDIIESIIGAIFIDTHGDIDECERFLRRIGLMRHLDRVLVDNVIVKHPRTRLYTMVGSRKVEYINVQGEGDIEDVGIGVRVTLDGEELATVLGCFSKDEAVARGAEMAVERLREILSMSNEG, from the exons ATGGACGGATATGTAGCTCGAGGCTACCAGCTGGAAATGCTAGAGCAGAGCTTGAAGGAGAATATAATCCTGGTG ATGGACACTGGAAGCGGGAAAACGCACGT GGCAAGCATGCGAATAACAGCCGAACTTGCGCGGTGTAGCTCGGAAAAGATAGTTTGGTTCCTGGCGCCCACGGTCGCGCTCGCCGCTCAGCAGAAAGAAGCTATCGCTTTACATATCCCAGCTATCAACATCAGACTGTTAATCGGGGACGACGGGGTGGATCGCTGGAGTGAGCAGAGGATTTGGGATGCTGCGCTTTGCGATATGAGTGTCGTTGTTTCAACGCACGCCGTTTTGGCGGACGCGTTGGCGCATGGGTTTGTTAGGATGGAGAAGTTGGCGCTTATTGTTTTTGACGAGG CTCATCACTGTGTCAAGAACCACCCGGGTAATCGGATTATGAGAGATTTCTACCATCCCACTAAGAAGAGCAGAGGCCCGCAGGCTGTGCCTCACATTCTGGGATTGACAGCGAGCCCAATTATGAAATCCAAGGTCGCTGATATCCG GAAAATCGAGAACAATCTTGACGCAGTGAGCCGGACTCCGCAACTACAACGACAAGAACTCATGAAATACATCCACCGGCCAAATCTATCTTTACTAATATACCCTACCGTATCTGCCAATGCAATCCCTCCTGAGGAAGTACACTCCCTCCAAGTATTATTCCAACTCCTCCCTGACCGAAACTATGGCCCTTCCTCAGATTTCACCGGTGCCCTGATTGGCCTGATAGGCGCAAAAGCGCAAGACCAGATGACCAGGTTCTTTATTAAAGCCATGAGAATCTACTATACGCTGGGTGCCTGGGCTGCGGACTTTTTTATCACAGAGACGACGCGCAGGACCGTGGGACAGGTGGAATCAAATGTCAACAGCTTATGGGTAGACCAAGCGAAGGTAGGCTTAGCTGAGAGGCTACAGCCCGTTTTGCACACCAGTCGAATCCCGCTTTGTGCCTCCGGCGCTGTCTCTGGAAAGGCTGAGCGTCTTTTATCATTTTTGCAACAAGAGCACCATGGAAACATAGCCGGGATTGTCTTTGTCAAGGAACGGACTGCTTCATATGTGCTGGCAGAGCTTATTGCACAACATCCAGCAACTCGAGATGTATTCCGCTGCACATCATGTATGGGGTCTACAAACAAGGGCAAAAAACATGATATTTTCAACGTGCTGGATTCAGACGAAGTGGACGAGACGCTGTTGCAGTTTCGAGAGGGCGGCAAGAATCTGATTGTGGCTACAGATGTCCTTGAGGAAGGCATTGACTTGACGGCTTGTCATTTAGTTGTATGCTTTGACCAGCCAAGTAACCTTAAGTCGTTCATTCAAAGACGGGGTCGTGCTCGACAGAAACAATCGACATTTGCGATTAtggttgcagatgatgaTACATCGGATGCGATCAAGCGGTGGCAGGAGCTCGAGGAAGAAATGATCCGACTGTATAAAGACCATAAGCGGACGTTGCAAAATCTCGAACAGTTGGAGGAATTGCCAGAGGGCGTTGGATTTCAACTGAGTTTGCGGACGGG AGCATTGCTAACAGCAGATACTGCGGTTTCACACCTTTATCATTTCTGCACCACGCTACAATCCAAGGAGCTTGTCGACTTACGCCCTCGATTCAAAATCGAGAAAGAACCCAAAACCGGCCGGTTCAGAGCCACAGTCATCCTCCCAAGTAGTCTCGATCCAACCCTCCGTGTTGCGCAAGGTCTTCTGTGGTGGCTCACAGAGCGTGCAGCCAAAAAGGACGCAGCCTTCCAAGCATACACCGCAATGCATCGAGCAAAGCTGGTGAATGACAACTTCCTTCCTCTAACCCAGAGTCGATTCTTAGCACAAGACGCCGAGGGCGATGAGGATATGATCAACAGACCCAAATTCGCCAATTTCGACTCTTACGACCCATGGAAAGAGATGTCGAGGTCATGTTTAGGCGCGAATGTACATAGGTCTCGCATTTCCATAAAACAGAACGGGATACCTCGTCCTGACCTTGGAGTAGCCATGATAACACCGGTCGAAATACCCGGAGCGGAACCCTTGACGTTATATTGGGACAGCGAGACTACTTTCGAGATCTCTTCGGAGAAATCAGAAGCCATTAGTGTATCGCCACTTGACATACAGCTTATGCGAGAGACTACGCAAATTCTACTGCACTCTGCGCGGACAAAACAACCGGAGGGTGATGACAAAAAGCACTATGCTGTCTTGATAACTCCAGACGTTCCGGCTGAAACTGCTAGCCTCGCAAAATGGCTGGGTGCTAACAAAGGCACACATAACTGCCTACAGTGGTATAACGAGAACTATCCTGCTGCTCCACCTGGAATTATTAGAAGCCGTACAGTATACAACAGGCCACACCAATTTGTCCGCTGGATACCTCCCGAGAATGGCTCAGAACTGTTGGTGCAGGTGCGGCCTTTCAAAAGGAACTGGGACTTGTTACATCGAAATTCGTCGTTATCAGCAGTGCAGAATCCCAATGGTAAGGAATCAGAAGCCAAGGACACGCAGATACAAGCCCGAATCTGCACTTCTGACCGTCTACCTTGGGAAACGGGACGGGTCAGCATCCTTCTGCCTCCGCTGATGCACGAACTGCAGCGGAATCTAATAGCAGTAGGTCTCTGCAAAACGTTGCTACGGGATATTCCCGGGATCAGTATCCGGACCGTCGCAGAAGCCATAACGTGTCCCTCAGTACAATGGACGAATAATTACCAGCGCCTTGAATTCCTCGGTGACGCTGTCCTCAAATACGCTGTGTGCATTCAGCTCTTCCACGACAACCCACTCTGGCCCGAAGGGTATCTAACCCAGCGGAAGAGCCATGTTGTCTCCAACACATCACTCACAGACGCTGCCATGCGCGCAAACCTACAGAAATACATCTTCACTAAAGCGTTCATGGCCCGTAAATGGACAGTCCCAACCCTAACAGCAGCAAAGTCTCTTCCCGCACCCCCCGAAGGGGAACTGTCAATCAAAATGGCCGCAGACGCCCTAGAAGCCCTTATCGGCGCAGCATACGTTGATGGCGGCATACCGCTCGCCTGGTCAATGATCCACCTATTCCTCCCCAACGTCGTCCGAGACATGCCGCCATCCATCGGCTCCTCACCAGACCATAATCTAAGCCCTATCCCCATCGCACCGCTAAACCTCGACCATAACATCGACCAACTAGTGGGCTACCATTTCACAGACCGTTCCTTGATCTGGGAAGCTCTCACCCACCCTTCGTGGCAACGAGACCTCTCCACAGGATCCTACCAGCGCCTCGAGTTCCTGGGCGACGCGTTGCTTGACCTCATCATCAACCGCCGCATCTTCGCACACACACCCGCCATGCCAGAGAGCACAATGACACATGTCAAAGCCGCGCTTGTGAACTCGCACTTCCTCGCTTTTCTCTGCATGGAACATAACCTCAAAACAGAGGTCCGTTCGATCCAGCAGTCTCCACAAACCGGAAAATTCGAAACCACAGTTACAAAGGGTACTCTTGAGTTGTGGAAATTCATGCGCTTCGATAGCCCCGGCATCCCAATCGGCCAGCGCGCGCTCCTCCAGCGCCATGCGAACCTCCGCGACATGATCAAGCACCAGCTAGAATGCGGGGATACGTTCCCCTGGGGCTTACTTACGCAACTACGCGCCGAAAAATGCTACTCGGATATCATCGAGAGCATCATAGGTGCGATCTTCATCGACACACACGGAGACATCGACGAATGCGAGAGATTCTTACGCCGTATCGGGTTGATGAGACATCTCGACCGCGTCCTGGTAGATAATGTGATTGTTAAGCACCCGCGAACGAGGCTTTATACCATGGTTGGATCGAGGAAGGTCGAGTATATTAATGTGCAGGGCGAGGGGGACATTGAGGATGTTGGGATTGGTGTTCGTGTTACGCTGGATGGGGAGGAGTTGGCGACTGTGCTGGGGTGTTTTTCGAAGGATGAGGCTGTTGCTAGGGGGGCTGAAATGGCGGTTGAGAGGTTGCGCGAGATTCTTTCAATGTCGAATGAGGGATAG
- a CDS encoding putative C6 transcription factor (Leu3) (COG:K;~EggNog:ENOG410PHJM;~InterPro:IPR036864,IPR007219,IPR001138;~PFAM:PF00172,PF04082;~go_function: GO:0000981 - DNA-binding transcription factor activity, RNA polymerase II-specific [Evidence IEA];~go_function: GO:0003677 - DNA binding [Evidence IEA];~go_function: GO:0008270 - zinc ion binding [Evidence IEA];~go_process: GO:0006351 - transcription, DNA-templated [Evidence IEA];~go_process: GO:0006355 - regulation of transcription, DNA-templated [Evidence IEA]) produces the protein MGGVSHSAAVGPDGLGQARKRNVTMAGLDSSPGSVDVDDIEDSELREEKKRQPVKRACNECRQQKLRCDVQQDPWSDCSRCRRLKLDCKIESNFKRVGKRSRNAEMEREIIELRKQVANSQANNIAQQQQQPLQSAHPTPKQESSHVSPAGAYQTPSAISSDQYMGSQEAVASLLDLRSGFDGSNYMRNGNHQLKRLEDVMVVPETATELFNLFFLFYHPFLPFLDRERSPDDYYNTSPLLFWTIISVGARRYQGDSHLLNSLAGPVSRLVWSTLADIPQSYHVVKALCLLCTWPFPTSSTSTDPTFMLCGMMMQVAMQLGLHRPSHTQDFSKFRVELIEEELRDKVRTWAICNIVAQRVATGYGQPPSTLYDWTLSWSELTDPNFKLPEGIKPRLEIERFCNKVTKALYTNQRDPVGLCSDQERSTLISFLSRDFDELEQKHKAQYDCITDLYLRASNLHLHLSAFFDDPTITKNYRERLLTLYATTTSFLEAAMNLETEVGPVLSYTPYYIYQMMVAGGCTLQKLGKSFFSTHIDMDYTKNLFNRTIWAIRGVSVSSNDLPERLAEVLAQMWRLGSAPTPNSEVDDTLTLKVRCRMSMSLLYDSVWRWREDARTKGRNIEAYLKNPTNPDSNADSSANSSAAAGRPASSTPVVSGGDPSLAPAPILPQANLGVQGETHALPSGFMEPNYEVFDPLNWLLDGLVDLPYPYSTVSGMEAQGIA, from the exons ATGGGAGGTGTCAGCCATTCTGCTGCTGTCGGTCCCGACGGCCTGGGGCAAGCTAGAAAGCGTAATGTCACCATGGCGGGGCTAGACAGCTCTCCGGGGAGTGTAGATGTGGATGATATCGAGGACAGTGAGCTTcgggaagagaagaagagacagCCTGTGAAACGCGCGTGCAACGAATGTCGCCAGCAGAAG CTTCGATGCGATGTGCAACAAGACCCATGGTCTGATTGTTCGCGATGTCGACGTCTCAAACTCGATTGCAAGATCGAATCGAACTTTAAGCGCGTCGGAAAGCGAAGTCGAAATGCAGAGATGGAACGCGAGATTATTGAATTGAGGAAGCAGGTTGCGAATTCGCAAGCAAATAATATcgcccagcagcagcaacaacctcTCCAGTCGGCGCATCCTACACCAAAGCAAGAATCAAGCCATGTCAGTCCGGCTGGGGCTTACCAGACGCCTTCTGCCATATCGTCAGACCAGTACATGGGTTCTCAAGAGGCTGTGGCGTCCTTGTTAGACTTACGTTCGGGCTTTGATGGCTCCAACTACATGCGGAATGGCAATCATCAGCTTAAGCGACTTGAAGATGTCATGGTCGTGCCGGAGACGGCAACAGAGTTATTCAACCT GTTTTTCCTATTCTATCATCCGTTCCTTCCGTTCCTCGACCGAGAGCGATCGCCTGATGATTACTATAACACTTCGCCGCTGCTCTTCTGGACCATAATCAGCGTCGGTGCGCGACGGTACCAAGGGGATTCTCATCTCCTTAACTCTCTGGCCGGTCCAGTGTCGCGACTCGTGTGGAGCACATTGGCGGACATCCCACAGAGCTACCATGTCGTCAAGGCTCTTTGTCTGCTTTGTACCTGGCCCTTTCCAACCAGCAGTACCTCTACAGATCCAACGTTCATGCTGTGTGGTATGATGATGCAAGTCGCCATGCAACTTGGTCTTCACCGACCTTCGCACACTCAGGACTTTAGCAAGTTCAGAGTGGAACTTATTGAGGAAGAGCTCAGGGACAAAGTGAGAACATGGGCGATCTGCAATATTGTGGCTCAACG GGTTGCGACTGGTTATGGACAACCACCATCTACCCTCTATGATTGGACGCTGTCGTGGAGCGAGTTGACGGACCCGAACTTTAAGCTCCCTGAAGGCATTAAGCCGAGACTTGAGATCGAGAGGTTCTGTAACAAGGTCACAAAGGCCCTCTACACCAACCAGCGAGACCCTGTTGGACTGTGCAGTGACCAAGAGCGGTCAACTTTGATATCGTTCCTCTCGCGAGATTTCGACGAGCTTGAACAAAAGCATAAAGCACAATATGACT GTATCACCGACCTCTACTTGCGCGCCTCGAACCTCCACCTTCACTTATCAGCTTTCTTCGACGACCCGACTATTACAAAGAATTACCGTGAGCGCCTCCTCACTCTATACGCCACGACAACATCATTTCTCGAAGCAGCCATGAACCTTGAAACTGAAGTTGGGCCGGTTCTATCTTACACCCCTTATTATATTTACCAGATGATGGTTGCAGGAGGATGCACGCTGCAGAAGCTGGGCAAGAGCTTCTTCTCCACTCACATCGATATGGATTACACCAAGAACCTCTTCAACCGAACCATCTGGGCCATCCGGGGCGTGTCCGTGTCTAGCAACGATCTCCCGGAACGGTTGGCAGAGGTTCTGGCGCAGATGTGGAGATTGGGAAGTGCCCCAACTCCTAATAGCGAGGTTGACGACACTTTGACGTTGAAGGTACGCTGTCGCATGAGTATGTCGTTGCTTTACGACTCTGTATGGAGATGGCGGGAGGATGCCAGGACCAAGGGTCGGAATATCGAAG CATATCTCAAAAACCCAACAAACCCCGACTCCAACGCAGACTCCTCAGCCAACTCCTCTGCTGCCGCAGGCCGTCCcgcatcctcaacaccaGTTGTCAGCGGCGGGGACCCCAGCCTAGCACCCGCACCTATTCTCCCTCAAGCCAATCTCGGAGTGCAAGGAGAAACACATGCCCTACCGAGCGGGTTCATGGAACCGAACTACGAGGTCTTTGACCCGCTAAACTGGCTACTCGATGGTTTGGTGGATCTGCCGTATCCGTACTCGACGGTTTCGGGAATGGAGGCTCAGGGCATTGCCTAG
- a CDS encoding uncharacterized protein (COG:S;~EggNog:ENOG410PJJ3;~InterPro:IPR009836;~PFAM:PF07173) — protein MSPHALDVEDGKGHASADLPPAYDETTVPEYVTIPSLNLNKDAGSPRNSTVTPDQCAAHLKLLAVFADLRDNISTQDGLFGLHDAQVEGHRDGRNHMLAKIREKRWAVYVSRAAERYSVWWRECVSSSEGRPTLKTLQNIHYGSITGCLSRIAWSQEYMPPLDVLMVWHSHVLNPRSFLEDCIRYGKMSFWATGFPWAVINECFNDRTLEYDAREIAKTNFERKTKLSWDNLQDPPRKDIKCPNCGTLMHVLWSAGHIPYQSAIPFEKFYGFADKSFNATCSKCRYIVTHDKLKVAKFRRDVQRLLERDSPMPGTLYNLNGIPEAAGGARFGLESFFPNWLLQAVGKDMLMVTHPLISRCENMADIRDELESKLKIIDVLFKKAGKPPRRRIDLEEKVAFRRMMSSYWENTSAFSIDLVGAVIRQGTFIQKMDNIDWLHSPTAMETMTRLINKYKVFFHIMVTNPKRMAVPTLDVDLAWHTHQLSSSRYFQYSVLNSSFYSVTHDRVFIDHDDKVSEDKLSDGFEWTSKMYKKITNGEIYSECTCWYCEAIRAPDLRSGIFVSSATARARETAAALHDRDDISSDPERNPHISAHNAVKPTTLTSHYSVRRSLKAMQLQSNYERARRRAEKRERRNSKDAKDDTAKDKGKDKKNSDEGPATTAFPIVWGVPVYMPYYAPYMCDPGVHSDAYAANPACMNLTPGGYGNCAAGTCGGAVAAGSCGGSSGGCAGGAVGGSCGGGDGGSGGGCGGGGGCGGGGGGGGGGGCGGGGGGC, from the coding sequence ATGAGCCCACATGCTCTAGATGTTGAAGATGGAAAAGGCCATGCCTCAGCTGATTTACCCCCGGCCTACGATGAAACAACAGTCCCAGAATACGTGACGATACCCTCATTGAATCTGAACAAAGACGCCGGATCTCCTCGCAACTCCACTGTCACTCCCGACCAGTGCGCCGCTCATCTGAAGCTCCTAGCAGTCTTCGCAGACTTGCGCGATAACATTTCAACACAAGATGGTCTCTTCGGTCTACATGATGCTCAGGTAGAAGGGCATCGAGATGGGCGCAATCACATGCTTGCTAAAATACGCGAAAAGCGATGGGCTGTGTATGTCAGCCGAGCGGCTGAGCGGTATTCGGTTTGGTGGAGGGAGTGCGTTTCGAGTTCGGAGGGGCGGCCCACGCTCAAGACACTGCAGAATATTCACTATGGGAGCATTACGGGATGTTTGTCGAGGATCGCTTGGAGTCAGGAATATATGCCGCCTCTCGACGTCTTGATGGTATGGCATTCCCACGTGCTCAACCCGCGGTCTTTCCTCGAAGATTGTATCCGTTACGGGAAAATGAGCTTCTGGGCAACCGGCTTCCCTTGGGCTGTTATAAACGAGTGCTTCAACGACAGGACTTTGGAATACGATGCGAGGGAAATTGCAAAAACTAACTTCGAACGAAAAACCAAACTATCCTGGGATAACCTCCAAGACCCGCCACGAAAAGATATCAAATGTCCCAATTGCGGAACCCTAATGCATGTCCTCTGGTCAGCAGGTCATATACCCTATCAATCCGCCATTCCATTCGAAAAATTCTACGGCTTCGCAGATAAGAGCTTCAATGCAACCTGCTCCAAGTGCCGCTACATTGTCACGCATGACAAACTCAAGGTCGCCAAATTCCGACGAGACGTTCAGCGACTGCTAGAACGAGACTCGCCAATGCCAGGGACGCTCTACAACCTGAACGGCATCCCAGAAGCAGCAGGAGGCGCTCGTTTTGGCTTAGAGTCGTTCTTCCCCAATTGGCTCCTGCAGGCCGTGGGCAAGGACATGCTCATGGTCACGCACCCGCTGATAAGCCGCTGCGAGAACATGGCCGACATCCGCGACGAACTAGAATCCAAGCTCAAAATCATAGACGTCCTCTTTAAAAAGGCCGGCAAGCCTCCTCGTCGCCGCATAGACCTAGAAGAAAAAGTCGCCTTTCGCCGAATGATGTCCAGCTACTGGGAAAACACCTCCGCCTTTTCCATCGACCTCGTCGGCGCCGTCATCAGACAAGGAACCTTCATCCAGAAAATGGACAACATCGACTGGCTGCACTCACCAACAGCCATGGAAACAATGACCCGCCTAATCAACAAATACAAAGTCTTCTTCCACATCATGGTCACGAACCCGAAGCGCATGGCCGTGCCCACCCTCGACGTCGACCTGGCCTGGCACACCCACCAACTCTCCTCATCCCGCTACTTCCAATACTCCGTCCTCAACTCGAGCTTCTACTCGGTAACCCATGACCGCGTCTTCATCGACCACGATGACAAAGTCAGCGAAGACAAACTCTCCGACGGCTTCGAATGGACAAGCAAAATGTACAAAAAGATAACCAACGGCGAAATCTACAGCGAATGCACATGCTGGTACTGCGAAGCCATCAGAGCCCCAGATCTTCGAAGCGGAATCTTCGTCTCCTCTGCTACAGCGCGAGCTCGCGAGACTGCTGCAGCCCTACACGATCGAGACGACATCTCCTCAGACCCAGAGAGAAATCCACATATCTCCGCGCACAACGCCGTGAAACCAACAACGCTAACTAGCCACTACTCCGTCAGAAGAAGCCTGAAGGCAATGCAGCTCCAGAGCAATTATGAGCGAGCACGCCGTCGCGCAGAGAAACGCGAGCGCAGAAACTCCAAGGATGCCAAGGACGATACTGCCAAGGACAAGGGCAAAGACAAAAAGAATTCCGATGAAGGGCCTGCGACTACTGCGTTTCCGATTGTTTGGGGCGTGCCTGTTTACATGCCATACTATGCGCCGTATATGTGTGACCCCGGTGTTCATTCTGATGCGTATGCGGCAAATCCAGCTTGTATGAATTTGACCCCCGGGGGCTATGGGAATTGTGCGGCGGGGACATGCGGcggtgctgttgctgctgggaGTTGTGGTGGATCGTCTGGGGGATGTGCAGGTGGTGCCGTTGGAGGAAGCTGTggcggtggtgatggtggtagtggtggtggatgtggAGGCGGCGGGGGttgtggaggagggggaggaggaggaggaggggggggatgtggcggtggtggagggGGTTGTTGA